From the genome of Mastacembelus armatus chromosome 21, fMasArm1.2, whole genome shotgun sequence:
CCAGATCCCACTATGCGAACAGACAGACACCAGTACACAACTCTCTATACCTGTCTACAAATATTTATACTACAGTAACAGCCCCATAATTAAACTCTGAATTTCTGacttcacatttatttgttcaagcaaacaaataaatgatccTGAAAAAAGGAGtatttctatttcatttttaaatagatGCAAGTCAGTCTTTATGTAATTGTGCTGGACAGacattttttcctttcttaCTGACCACATGCAGACATATGAAAGCCATCATTTTTGATGTCTGTCCAAAAAGGAAAAGCATTTATATTTTGGGAATGAGTTTTGTCTAGCATACACTCAATCGACGCATAGCTGCAGATGACAACGTATCAAAGTGTGGATGAACACAGCAGGGCAGACCCAAACATGCCCACCCACTGCCAAGTCTTTCAGTCATCATATAGTGATTCAAAGCATCACACATCACTACTATCCATCATTTCACAttaccatgaaaaaaaaaagcacactgcTGTACTTTGTGTCAGTGGTTGAGTATGACAGAGGAAGAGCACTGAATGCAATGACACAAAGCCATAAGGCTACATGGATGACTCACCTTCAAGTGTCTCCCAGTGTGTCTTAATGGCTTCAGTCACTGTGCTCAGCTCAGGGTTCTCAGCGTCACACTGCATGGAGGAGAGAGCACACAGGTCAGGCACAGACAGTGCACATGGGATGGTATTATTAAGACAAAACCTCAAATATTGAGAATGATAATACCATCTACTGGCCAGCAGAGGTGGCAGAAATATTCACATTCTATACCTAAGTGGAAGTACAGGTACTTGTGTGAAAAAGACTggaaaagtagaagtactgactcaactcctttactcaagtaagaaagtacagggtccGAAATGTACtgaagtaaaaaagtaaaaatgtttttttttgtcgtCAATGATCCACAATACATCTTTagataactccacaaaactaaaaaagtttgacacagaaaaaaaaaaaaaaaaaggagattcctcttcttttattaacaacctgcagtgctggtacagggaacaaaacacattcaccatgaTTCATTCttgaacagttcttttaaatacggccatggatggggaatgtcttgcttttccaaACCTGCTGCATCGTCGTCAGACTCAGcaacactccctggatccctttcttcctccatgtcacactgcaagttttctctctatcataacctgtacactcactctatgtccctctctagttagttacgtctttTACGTTGTGTCATCATTCGcggaggttgaaaaagtaacaagcctgttttgataatgtaaggaaTAGACAGTACAGatatatgtgtttaaatgtagggagtaaaagtaaaaagtcctcagaaaaacaaataatcaagTAAAGTACtgatacctgaaaaatctactttagtacagtaaaaagtatttgtacttcactATTTCCCACCTCTGCTGAATATTGAAACAGGTTCTCTTgcataaaaattacattttagttACAGAAAATCTCCTTAAGTTTGTGAATTTATGATAACCCCATGGATACTGTGCAACCATGTAGAATGTGCAGCAGGCAAGCACAAGTCAGAATGACGCTTTAATGAATTTAAACCTAATGAACATTTGGGAACAGGAAGTCTAGTTCAAGTGGGCCAAGCTCACTCCATAGCAATGAATAAACGAGGAAATAGAACAGATCAATTTAATCATAATGATGATAAATGTGTCATGTCAACAAGTTTTTGAATGTAATCACTGAGATTAGTTGTAGCCTTATTGGGATGTTTGTAGAAAAATTGATGATTTAAATGTGTGGAAAAGGCTGATCTACAAAAAGTATATCTGCATGTAAGATTATCAAACAACTGCTTCCAGTGTCAGCAACACATTCAGGTCAGGTCACAGATGACAACGTGTCAACAGTGCAGATGACCACTCAGAGTTCCTGCTGTTGCACTGGTTTGGGACTAATTTCAGATGTAGGTCGCTAATAAATGTACTTATTTTTGTTGActtatttaaatgaacaaacagTTTATTCATCTAAAATTGTTTTTGAATTCAGTTGTTTATTAATTGGTTACACTGACTGATTGTGCAGCGCTAAAGACCGACCGACCGACAGACcgacagactgacagacatcCGGGGCCGGGTTGCAGGGGTAGTAGCCTAGCCATCAGtgatgcccagacttccttttccctggacacttcctccagctcatctggggggacaccgaggcttTTCCAGGCTAGCCAAGaaacatagtccctccagcgtgtcctggatCTTCCCTGGGGACTCCCCCTGGTGGGACATGCCgagaacacctccccagggaggcacccagcAGGCATCCCGAAtagatgcccaagccacctcagctggctcctcttgatgtggaggagcagcggctctactccgagctcctcccaggtgactgagctcctcgccctatctctaagggagcgcccagccaccctgcaaaggaagctcatttcagcctcTTGTGTCTGACCATTTTCATGATGGACTTTTTAACATGCCAAAGTTGGTGCAATTAATAGCATGGCTAGGATGGCTACCTCCACTCAGATGAGCCAGTACCACAGGTCTGGTGTTGTGCATGCTCACTCACTGACATGACTTAGAGAGACACTCAAATCATCTTAAATATTGGCTTTAAAAGAGGTTATACACTGGGCTGCATCAAAGAGTGATTATATCTAAACATGTGTTAAGAGTTTCATACTGCACCTCCCAGGAGccttgtctgtgtttgtagaTTTGGACTGGTATGTCACTGGAGTCCATCAGCACCCAGAACTGGCCtgcagggtcaaaggtcacatcCAGAGGACAGTGTTGCAGAGAGAGTCTAATGTGTGGCTTGAGCCTCACTTCACCATCCCAGTCCAGAGTGAAAAACTGAACTGTAGAGTCTCTGAGAACACGAGAAAAAAAGCTTAACTATCAAtgttcacttcctgtttacagCTACTGGAAGAAAATTTTGgaacttaaataaaaatgttaaagaacaaacacaaaacagatgaATTGGCAGCAGCACGTTCAATTGCTTCTTTTGGAAGAACACAATCCACTTCGACATGGTGGTTAAGTTCCTGTATTTTTTGTCATCTCCAGTACTGGTATTGAGAAGTGAAAAGTAAACTGCATATTTATCAGTACTGGATTATTGTTCACTTTTGCCATGACCATGACTTTTATATTCCAATACTCTGTTTTGATTCCACTACATTTATCTTTACCGCTACATGGAAGATGGTGAATATTACTTTGTAGTAAATCcgccttcatgaaggtgatcagtttgtgttcagactgtttcagaGCTGATGATTCAACTAGATCATTTTGAAGGCAGTTGTTGAACTGTACTGTGTTATACAGAGAGCTGCTGCTATTACTTAGTCTAGCCTCACTTATAgaaatgctgtgaaaaaaaataaaaacatctaaatattCTCCAGAGTCTTCACTCTGTAGTTTGTGACAAATACTGGCCTGATCTGAGGCCTCAGCACTCCAGTAAACAAACTATTTTAAGGCTTTGGATTAAAGTAATGGACAAGTGGGCCACCAAGGAAGAAAAGATAAAAGAACAGCTCCAAGTCAAAGCAATACCAGCCAATACcattatgatgatgatggtaatTATTCATGATACTCATAATACAAATGATTAAGTTTTAGAGAACTTTAAAGGAAACATTATGGATCTACAATAACTACAATAAGGATAAATTCACATATCTGGTAACAGTATGTGCTGTGTCTTccaatgaagaaaaaaaaaaacaaacctgtgctTGCAGAATAAGCTATGcgcacacacagaacaacacagtTACACTCACCTTTCACACTGCACAGCAATATGGCGACCATCATGGGAACTTGCGATACGGCACACAGTTGACTTCTGGGAAAAAAGAGACACTTTGTAATGTATGTATTTACCAAGCACCAAAAAATACTTTAACCTAAGTGTTGTATGGATGTTCAACAAACTGTGTATAGCACTCAGTTTATCATTGATATTCCTGGATGGATTGTAAAAGTTTTGCATCATCTGTATTAGACATACTGCAAACttgtaaattatatttattacacaCCAGTCATggtaaagtgaataacactgattgtgttgttactgtggtatctgtcagtgtgtgggatATATTAGGTAGCAGGCGAACAGTCACTTCATGAAGTTAATGTGTTGGGAGCATTAAAAACTGGCAAGTGTAAGGATCTGAGTGACATCTGGCCAAACTGTGATGAGTAGGCGACTAGAGCAGCTCCCAAATTGTACGTCTTGTTGGGTTTTTAGAGTCTGCACTGGATAGTACTGACCAACAGTTGTCTAAGAAAGGAGTTTGTCCTTTCCTTAGTGACAGAGTCATGTGTACCCAATGTTCAGTGATGACAAGGTTAACCTACTGtagattaaacttttaaatttcattcatccttttcaagattcttctttttttgtatgaTTGAAaatggggcagcatggtggatgagtggttagcactcttGCATCACAGTAAGAACGTCCTGGGTTCGcacccagcctttctgtgtggagtttgcatgttctccctgtgcttgtgtgggtttactccaggtactccggcttcctcccacagtccaaaaatatgcatgttagtttgattggtgactctaaattgtccataggagtgactgtgagtgtgtgtggttgtggttgtttgtctctatgtggccctgtgatggattggtgacctgtccagggtgtacccctgccttccacccaaaagagatCCAGCAggtccccatgaccctggttaaggaataagcgggtatataAAATAGATGGATGGTTGAAAATATGAATATTGTACATTATGAACAGAAATAACTATAATTTATATAAACTATGAAGAAGCTATAAAAATGCTCACAATCAGGACATGATATAAGCCTTATTTTCTGCAGTGGTTTAGGGTTGCAGTTACCTTCTTTTTGTCATCCTCAGAGTTTGGAGGCTCTTCAAGTGCTTTGAGATCCCAGCTCTGCAGCCTTCGGCCAGTCTCATACTCCCACAGCTTCACAGTGCCgtcctgacaaaaacaaacacacggTACATTAAAACTCAACTAGAAACTGTTTTTAACTGTCCACAAAAACCCCTGGGTTAGCTGTGTTCAGGCTTTCAATCTAGTCTCTTTGCTGCAATAAAGTACACACTGCCccagtaaatatttttttctggtttCACTGGCTTGACTTGTTTTTAtagctttattttctttattgatttAGTATGTggacaagaaaataaaaaagaaaactaagaGTTCAAGGCCAGAGAAAAATGTACTTCATATTACAACTGCACTCCCCACATTTTTCTGTAATCACCTAGCCCCTACTacacttccaaaaaaaaaaaaatttacttttGAGAGTTAAACAGTAAGTAGCAGGTAGAGATACTTTTCACCTGAAAATCCATAATAGTTATAGAACAAAATCATGTAACAGGTGGAAATTCAAATTTCACATCTTTATCAAAATGTGACTTGATTACGAATGAAAAACAGAGCCCAGAATACAGACAAGAACCATATTTGCAAGTGCATAGGCGTTAATAactttgaaaaacacacacacacacacacacacacacacacacccctgatCCTGACAGCAGACAGTGTGGATGGTCTGACGGGACCAGCAAGGCACTAACAAACCTGAGAGGgagcaagacaaaaacaacagtgagcagacacataaacataaactgttcttcacattcatttgtgtatttcagtACAGCTGcttgtgttaaaatatttaaggtgttttttcctgtttaggTTCAGTTACTCACTGATGATGTCCAAGGCAAAAGGACTGGATATTGTAAGGACACCTGAGATGGCTCACTCTGATTTTCTCATCCCGGTCAGCTGTGATAATGTACTTATCGTCCGGTGACATGGTCTAAAAGACAGCAAAAAGGGAGGAAGGGAACATTTACAAATATCAGTATGACAGTGAATCAAAGGCCATCAGACGAAGTTTGTCATACATTGCGAAGTGTGGAAAGCCGTGTGCCTGGACTGTTTACTAGGGGTGGGAAATGTGTCTGACCGGTGGATTTCAATCAATCGAATATTAAAATTGATTATTAACTTCTCCACATCAATTCAGAATCGCTTTAAAGTGAATAACGATGCatcaaaaatgattattttttccCATCCCTAGTATATATTATGTTGTAGAATGGcacctgttaggtggcagccagttacagcagctcctgtttttttttttcaagcttttgatgatttttactgaattatcatctgttaattcaagtcaagtcaagatctatgctttctttaattcctgtggagagacatggAGAtgatggaaactgcatcagaaaatatgcgtttctgtggcaatggcatctatacaagggagcaagtctgcttcttggtataaaacctgaaatcccccaagacctgaggaggcgtaggaggagcggcagagcaggagtgaagcattgagaaaaacgtaggagatttaaactaAATTTCTCCCAacaattattatggggaatgtgaggtcactctgcaacaaagtggatgaactttctgctttagctagcagccagcaagagtacagagagtgtatgAAAATATATCGGACAGGTCGCTTGAACTGCCTATGTTCTCACTAGTGCAagcggacagagggaaacagagcggcaagaaaagaggaggtggtctcgctgtttttgttaactctaaatggtgcaaccctcgacatgtaacagtgaaggatTGCATCTGCACTTCAGACATTagtggttggactgaggccatactatCTGCcctgtgagttttcacacgccattgttgtgactaTTCCTCCAttagctgcagcacagagtgtaCGTGACATTATCCACACAGTTGttgctggtctccagacaaaacaccctagtgcccttatactaattaatggggattttaaccatgtcagtatttcgagaactctgaccaacttcaaacagaatgtggactgtgcaacatgagaaaataagattcttgatctcttttatgccaatgtgaaggaggcatacagctcttcagccctcccccccacttggtggatcagaccacaacttaatatatctagtaccaaaatacaagcccgtagtaagacaacagtctgctaccaagaggtatgtgaaagtttggtcaaaggatgctgaggaggccctgcaggagtgcttcagggttacaaactgggaccttttcatggacgctcatggtgaggacatcgaaggcatctctcactgtatcacagattacatccgcTTCTGTTGTTCTgatgttgttccatccaaaaaagttcgttgtttctccaataataagccatggataaataaggacattaaaggtcttctcaagaagaagaacatggcgttcatggcaagagacaaggaactccgggctgtgcagaaagaactcaagaggaagttgagggaggcaaagcagctctatacagacagagtagagcacaagtttaGACAGAATtttgagggaaatttacacttTAACAGACAAATTTCTGCTACCTCCCTCTGTGTcctgtgttaattcaacaaagacttttaacatGGCTTTAtagtcacaaggaagcagacggaaagtcagggagacgctaattatattatgtatgccatcttgccggcatgatttacatgtgagtgactgatgtgtaaattaatgctgttcaactgatataaaagctgatcattttctgtgttcgtGGTCAATTGTTATTGACCCGCCCTTAAGGCCgtattttctgttgtgactctATTGCTTTGCGtactaaatttgtcatcctttgacctgagatttgcctccaagtgttCTTTCCACGAcaagaataatatcaaagaggtgtggaatgggatgacaataatgactggctataagaagtcacacactgctgtggaaggagacccAAAGTCTGCTAATGAAcctaacctgttctttaatagatttgacaccacctctgcttcttactctgacccagtttcctcacacaccatccctcctccctccaccaccttagctgataTGCCTTagggtctcttcacatccctccacccaacatctctgccaatgctgcctccccattgcccactgatgccatctcctgtatcagcagccatacaacactGAAGtatacctcctcccctgccctcaccatctgactcctcatcaacacaatacacaggtccagcctttgccacagatCAGGTAAGGAAGGAACTAtccaaactaaagaccaacaaagcaaaaggaccagatgagatcagccCCCtgagtacttaaggtgtgtgctggacacTTGCAAAGGTttttcagcaactcttcaacctctctctgaggctcaaaaaggtgcccaagttatggaaaacttcctgtattgtcccattaccaaaaagaggccgtcccagtacccttagtgacttcagaccgGTAGCGCTAccatcacatgtcatgaaagtgtttgagagactggtcctgcaacacctgaggtttCAAGTGTCcgaatttctggaccccctgcaatttgcatatcaggaacacatcagagtggaagatgccatcatcttcttaatgcacagagcatactcccacatggagaggcagggcaacactgtgagagttatgttctttgacttttcaactgctttcaacactattcagccccgcctgctaagtgcaaagatttttaggatatggaagttcccacaGACATAGcggagtggatcaaagacaacctcactgggcggccacagtttgttcgcttagatggctgcatacctgatgtggtgatgagcagcaccggtgcaccccaaggaactgtactggcacgatttctgtttacactctacaactcagacttccgctacaactcaggaacctgtcacctccagaagttctctgatgactcttcaatcacTGGATACattaataatgataacaatgaggaatacagacacttgataaaaagctttgttgattggcgtaacaacaactgtctaaagctcaatatcaagaaaaccagagaactggtggtgcactttaggaggagcaggaagaccccagtctctgtctctatccttggagaggaagtagagattgtggactcctaaaaataccttggagtccacattaacaacaaactggactggtaCCAGACATTTCAATACAGATgtactcttcaagaaaggacagagcagactgttcttccatggtggacaaaatcaactccatactggacaattctgcccacccacttcacgAGGTACTGTGGAGAATGGGAacttcattcagccacagactaattcctcctaaagctgagactgagagattcaggaagtcttttgtgtccacagccataactctataattccacaatataaacaataacgcacgcacgcacgcacacacacacacacacacaactactttattaatataaatattattaaatttaataactttaaatttgaataactgctgtaacaattgaatttccccttggggattaataaagtactcttcttcttcttctgtacACAGTACTGTGTTGATGTTTTAGGCagtttagattcttatcacacaacaccatcaggtatCAACAAGGCTGATGTGGCTTGGTGTTACTTACTATAGCTAGCAACATTGATAGGTGGCCCATCTTCAGTTTGCCTTCGCTCTGTGGCTCCACCACGGAAAAGGAGTACACATCTCCTGACTTGTCAGCCACGAGCAGCTGGTCCTCAGCCTTGCTGAACACCAGGGATGTGCACCTCCTCGCTACCcacctgtaacacacacacacacacacacacacacccacacccacacccacacccacacacacacacacacacacacacacacacagctaaaatgaaTACATCTACCAGTGCATGCCTTGCTTCGTTGTCAGTATATGAAGCTGCAGTGCATGGAAGACAGTTTTATGTTATACCTGATGCTGATACACTGCCATGTAGGCTCACAGTGAAACAGAACCAGTCTCTTGGTGTCATCCGTCAGTGCGGCCAGCTTTCCAGAGGGAGACACGGCGAAGGCAAGGATTTTGTCACCTCCTGTTTCTTCTGAGGCGCCGCCATCACTGATGATAGATTAGACAAGCTACAGCTGTTAAAACTAcaatttttgtaaatttctgCCTTATTTTCGTGTTTGTATgctctttttgtctttataaGCCATAAGGCTTAGTCGACACCTAGGAATCATCTGTTAGTTTTACCTGTTGCTGTCCTCCATTGTATTTTTTGGCTTCTTTTCAGCAGTGCTGCAGTCAAACACAAATGGCTCTCTGCAATAAAGTGATAAAGAGCTGATGCATTCAAGTCTGCAGATGCtcaggcaaaacaaaacatttcacacaataTGTTGAATGGACATGTTTTTTAGAT
Proteins encoded in this window:
- the wdr4 gene encoding tRNA (guanine-N(7)-)-methyltransferase non-catalytic subunit wdr4, which gives rise to MATVGFCGPWFVVTCDKKLIAIHTERIREPFVFDCSTAEKKPKNTMEDSNSDGGASEETGGDKILAFAVSPSGKLAALTDDTKRLVLFHCEPTWQCISIRWVARRCTSLVFSKAEDQLLVADKSGDVYSFSVVEPQSEGKLKMGHLSMLLAITMSPDDKYIITADRDEKIRVSHLRCPYNIQSFCLGHHQFVSALLVPSDHPHCLLSGSGDGTVKLWEYETGRRLQSWDLKALEEPPNSEDDKKKKSTVCRIASSHDGRHIAVQCERDSTVQFFTLDWDGEVRLKPHIRLSLQHCPLDVTFDPAGQFWVLMDSSDIPVQIYKHRQGSWECDAENPELSTVTEAIKTHWETLEAATRINSSFEHLYKVSFDNMTAYLQKKQQRLEEQQLKRTMAQKGNSNKKAKKDMLAAVTQSTT